The genomic DNA TTGCTATGAAAATGAGTTCATGCAGATACTgtgtgttctttttattttatagttgTTATGCAATAGCCATTTCTAATTAATTCTATAAACAACAGTTGTGATATGcaagacatttttcacttttgttCAGTTGTTTATTCAAAtagaaaacagttacacattcatgccgcGGCTAACgtctactttaatatgatatcaaaatcatacggtggttgttaaaaaaaaattataaagtgCAATTCCCCATAAAATTTAAttacaaattcaataaaaaatattaaaaattgcaCAGCTTGTGCGTGGCTAATGTAAAAAGTGGAATGAACTTTGTTCTCATGATGTCATGTATGAATCACTTTAGTGCGTACACCACTGTaaactttcttttaatatttatcTTATGAGATACCACAGATGTGACAGTAGATGACCATATTGACATACAGGCGTTATCAAAACCATTAGACACGGCTTTATATAGATACATCAAGTACGAGGTTCATGAAGAAGAGCAGTGCCCTGATGCGACCCTTGACCTTCGTGACTATCTTTATCTGATAAATGATTGCAAAGAGGCCCGTCTTATATTTGAACATGGAACAAACTGGGCAAATATAAAAATAGATGCAGATTTCATGACTGTTTTAGTACACTCTCATGTCGACAGTAAAATCAGAATTTTTGTATTCGTAATGTCTGTTAAAACGAAACATATTGCGCGTATTTCATTTCTTGGTACAAATTGTAACTTGTTATTAAATTTTATAGCAACTCTGTGACTCGAGCGTCAAAAGTTGTTTATTTGTTCGTATATTTCTATGTAACTTAATGAAGAGGATCATGGTCCAGTAAGAGGTAAGAGTGACAGAAATAGTACACTGCAAGAGACAATGGAATCTTCACAATAAAACACCATGTAAGTACAACTTTGTCAAATAACCACCAAAGCTAGGTGAAGTTTTTCAATCCTACATAGCGTGACTAGcaagttaaatattttagcaGAATTTTACTACAGACGGGCCTCAGTTCTGTAGTCTTATATGACCTCTGGTGTATATAACTGAATACGAAAGACACGTTTCATTACTTACTTTTGCGCCTGGTTGTAATAGtatgtcttttgttttttattttaaacctatAAATATAGATATGGATATAGAAGTTAATTATTACGTACATATAAAGGATTCGATAAACTGATGTTATATACAATGGTTACGCAGGAAGAAACGCTCTTGCGTAAGATATACATTTTTAAGGAGATTAAGGATcgagaaaaatatacattttagaatTTATAGCTTATGCTATACACACATGTTTAGATAGTAAGAGCTTATGTGCGATATACATTTCAACAGACTTTATGGCCTTGCTTGCTACCTGTCACGGACAACTTAAGATTATCGTTAAACTCTTTGGTATTTATTGTACGTTTTTATATCTTTACTTTCacttgaaatttcaaaataagccTTTGTATGATACCGAAGCTTTAAGTTTATCTTGCACGTTTTGGTCAGTTCGGCTTTCTGCAGATTTCTCTAAAAAAAATTGTActcgtagcatgtgtaaatgttgagttctgctcaacccggggctagagggcgtggacggtagcatgcatttccactaccgtctttgaacaagctcaatcaaaccgagcttgcaattTTTTCGTTtgtgtcgtgttgagcgacctgtgaagtttccactttttctttttttttttctaagaaattcAATGATCTTTTTGTTCttgcagattttttttgtaatgtcCAAGATAAAGTGTTTCCTTATTTTTCAGGCAGGCAACAATGAAGGTTCTTTTCACGTGCTTTATCCTGTTTGGTCTCGCATTGGCAGTTTACAGTAAGAACATTAAGCTCAGTGCAGGGCTTTTTTCGTGTTATTTACTTGTAATTAATCATTTGCACATTTCTCAATCTACGTAATTTTCGTTCATCTCCAGAAAGTTGCACGCCTAAAGCGACTTTCTCACAATTTAGCACGTATGTTCATCCAGTGGTTTATACAAACTTACTCATCTCTTATATGAAATGGTAACACAGGAATGTGTATATTTTGCAGGTTACCAATGCGGGCTGACCTCTAGCGACGTCAGTTCTATCAAAGGCCAACTGAGGATTGACGAAGGTTATAAAGACCATATATACCGTGACAGTGAGGGCTACCTTACATTCGGCATTGGGCATCTGATAACCCACAGCGATCCAGAGTATGGCAAACCGGCTGGAACACATGTAAGCACTTCACGAATAGACAGCGCTTTTGCTACAGACTTTGGCAATGCAGTTACTACGACTCATTCCATCTTCCACGACTGCTCCCAATGGCCATCCGAGGTGAAGCGGATCATTGTGAATATGGCGTTTAATCTGGGAGGCAGACTACGTAATTTCCACAAATTCATAGCGGCAGTTAACGGACGGCACTGGAACACCGCTGCAAACGAGATGATGGACAGTCAGTGGTACTATCAGGTCGGAGATAGGTCGAAAAGATTGGTGGCCAGAATGAGAGCTGTCTAGTCCAGTTACGTTTTCAGGTTGCCGTTTTCATGCCCGTTTCTGTCGTAtaaccttgatttttttcttcaaaaaactATTAATAAAAATGACACAACTGTATTTTACAGCTTTGTTACTTTCCCTAGCAAAATAAAGTTTCTCAAGTATCATaacttcttttattattattcagcATATTTAAATAGGAAATTTTCATTCGTTTAGAAAGTACAAAGCGAAAACAACATATAAATCATACCAAGCAAAAGGTAGACTGAAACAGATTTGTAGTATAGAGTATACCGCTGTTCAATACCCTTTAAATTCTGATTGCTCAAAAGACaactttttactatttttttcatgcaaattaaAAAGCGGTTGTAAAGGTGAATCGGGGGTAAACTGCCTTACTTATAAATCTCTATCGTCAcgcaataaaaagaaaagttatCAATTGCTTAAATTAATATAAGCGTTATGAAAGGAACAAAATATTTAGTGGTAGAACTTGCTTACGGAGCGATGACAAATTTGACGTCATGTGTGATATGGCATCTCTGGACAGTTTGGTGTAGATAAAAAAGAGGTTGAGGTAGAGGTATGTAATACAGCTGATATCAAAACAGTGTTGCCCTCGTAAATTTGCAATGCTGGACTACAACTGATGCAGTTTGGCAAGTGCCTCGTGGGCTCCTGGCATACTAAAATCTAATCGAATCAAATGTTTTCCTGTCACTGGTTGTAGAAGCAGAAAGGAATGTCTGCCTTTAAAGTAACTGTCTCGGCGGTAACGAGACCCTGCCAAGTTAGTTATCATTTCAGCACAAGTGTCATCTGGCATAGTGGTTGGGATGACAAACCGGTTAGGCAAGCATAAGTAAAATCACTAAAAATGACATTTCTTTGTGCGAGtgcttatatttttttctgaccgTATATAAGCtgattaactttttttttcaacataaagtCTGGAGaggaacatttttttcatgataaGTACTATGCTTTAGGGCTACTACCTTGTGTGTAGATACTAACGTTTTGAGCATGCGTATTTTTAACTTTCGTGGACATATTATGTGCATTTTACCGATACATTGTTTGGTTACGGTAATGATCAATCTTTTAGTATATGAGTAACAAATCTTGCTGGTAATCTTCATGGAAGTGCGTATTCAAGCACCTGTTGTAATGTGGTTCGCTCATAACCGACGAAACTACATGCTATATGCCTTTTGCACAAAGACGAGAAAAGTTGAAAGTGAAAGTGTAGTCATAATAACGCGTAAGGCTTTCTACGTACACAAATATTTTGGCTTCAGAACTATCATTTATCCTTGAGTAACCGAAGGACCGAAGGACCTATTCTAAAATCTTATCATATATAACTATACTCTATATTTATATGCATAAGtaatttaatagaaaataaattcAATTCTATAGTGGCATTTTCTTATCTAATGTAAAAAATGTCATGTCAGCTCTGTTTGCTTATCTGTTGTTTGCGACAAATATCTACAACGTCGAATAAAGCAGTTACAAACAAAGATGTGACCACTGACTGTTGACTTTATACATAAAAGTAATATGCAATTGACCAGTTCTTTAATGTGGTCTGGAAGGTATTTCTGTTCCAGAACGTAGCTTGTTATTTTTAATTCCTGCCATATTTATGTTACCGTGAATTTCCCATGTGACAGATTAAGACGTTTGAGTTTGTACAACATAtattagccgcaccatgagaaaaccaacatagtgcatttgcgaccagcatggatccagaccagcctgcgcatccggacAGTCTGGTAAGGattcatgttgttcgctttcaaagtctactgcaattagagaaaccgttagcgatccTTATGGATCcataccagactgcgcggatgcgcaggctgctgttcgcaaatgcactatgttggttttctcatggtgcggctcatatataaacaTTACTTGATAAATTTTTGAGGTCTTAAAAACTGGATCGTTTTAAGGTTATTTCACAAAGGGTCGAAATTTGATTACAATCAAACGtatgctacatgtatttaaaattttgtatatggCTTTGAACCTTATAGTAAGTACGATGCTGTTCGAAGaccgcccgcttaactcaatagggagagcacagttCTGCAGTTCGTGTGGTCGTGCGTTCGATCCCCGAgcggggcgtttgttctccgtgacgagtTGATAAAAGATACTGTGACTGAAGTCATTTGTCCTCTGCCTCTGATTAATGTTGCGAACTTgacagttacttgaggagaaaaGGCTTGTTCTAGTACAGAATtcgggaacactggttaggataactgtCCGTCGTAacataaccgaaatactgttaaaaagggCGTTTACCcaagacaaacaaaacaaaaagtatgtCAAATGTAGATCGTCTGTAATGAATTGGCCTTGGTCGTACTGATTTGTCTATACATTCTTTTAATTTCTTAGTGTGAATTGATGACCAAAACATTTATTTAAGACCTaacatgaatttatttattttcgtttcaTTTACACGAAGCTATATGGTTACAATAGGTTTTGCCTTATAAGTATATTATACGGACTATAATAACCATCATCGGCTTAGTATTTAAGCCATTGCGCACGAGTTTATGTCATTCGAGGTCTAAACGGGCATTAGTAGTAAAAAAAACCGACCGAAGTGGAGGTATGCATCGCTATACTAACCTGAACCCGTGCAATAAGTGAATATCGAGCCGCATATTACCTATTTGAATTGATACAAAAGTAATTATAACTGCATGAATGCAATGCAACCTCAATCACTTAAACAGCCAGTCCATCCAGTTAACTCAGTTAATTGACCATAATATTGAGAAAGAAGACGTCATGAGTTCGACAGCGGTAAAGCGTATGTTCCTTATTATTTGACAGAAGACGttgcaatattttagaattcGTTTGGTGGATAAGTGTCTAGCTGTCGTAGGACAGACGACATGTCGATTACCAAAATGATGAGCGTCGTATCGTATTGTCGCGCGACGCACTAATTTTTTCACCGCGACGCGTGACAGTACGATACGACATCCTGGCACCATTCCGTACAACAAAAGCTAAAAGGAAAAAGTAGTATTTACATCCACCGAAATAGTGCTCATTTTATCACGATTGGGCTTACATACTTCGGATGTGCGCAACGTGGGGATTGgaagaatttatttatatatgctAGTAAATTTTCTTCAAATCGATACTTGTAAATTAAATCTTTcaagcatatatatgttttttaatttcatgtcaCCCGATTAGTGGGTGCCTTTAGATGTATTTAAAACCAATGTCAAAGCCTGAAAATAGCAAATTTGCAAATtgataacaaaaaaccaaaattgattttttttaagagATAAATTCCagctattttttttctgttttttctttttttttcatcaaattgtTACCGCGTTACCATCGCAACAGCGAGATtcgttttgtaaacaaattatgtaaaattCACTAATTTAAACGCACTTACCCTTATCTTAGTTTTTAAATTTACACGCAAATGAAACTAGTACAGATATGTTATTTCTGAAGTTTTCTCGAAGAAATCGGAACGTGGctaaattcatataaaatattttgtttgttttattgtttgtttgttttacttggATTTAAAACAGAACAACTGGAAAACCACAGGTTgtcaaacacgacataaacgaaaatgttgcaggctcggtttgaatgagcctgttcaATGGCGGTAGTGCAAATGCAAGTTAGCCTATGTTCaacattattttaattatataactATGGTCAGTTAACCTAGCCACGTTTatagattctgcaccagtactgacttgGTCTCCGCAAATGACTAACAATGGGGCCACGCggttgactttgaatcactaacCCCTACCCTCTTTGGGTTTGAAACCTCCCTTATGGTTAAGGGTTAATAGTTATTTCATCGAGTTGGCTTACAGAAGGCCGATGGTTGTACCAAGGTGTCaacccttgatgaaataatgcccagagggatGCCTGGGGTCTTCGTTTTCGTATTTCCACTTCTCCACTTTTTTCTTTTATGCTACCATTAAAAGACGGATTGCCACCGCATGGCCTATAAATATGCCGATGTGACGTTACACCAAACAAAAACGTAACTAACAACTACATATGACTCGAATGTTGAGGACACTGTCATGTGTTAAATTGCTAGGAAGAACATACAGCTATCAAGAGAATTGAAGTCGCTACATCTTGATGCAACCTACTGAGCTCTATTTTCTAAGCTAAGCAAGCGGacttacacaaaaaaaataactaaTGTGGCCTATACAAGAACTAcagaaaaataagtaaatttcCAACACTTTTTTCGTCAATGTACTTAATAATACTCACCACTTTACACTGTTCAGTCTGGGAGATCATTTTATCTATATTCAAGAAAGAGTAACAGTTCTTGTGctttatattttattgctttaaaagtatttgaaaacAAGTACAAAATGGCAGATAAGTTTATTATTGTCCAGGGCAGGTTTATGGTAAATGTGTCTTTCAATACCTCTTCATAACTTGTATCTGTCAAAATCCATCAAGTAaaacttattttattgtatttaatagtaaaaataagaaaaaatacagATAGTTACGAAAGGGGgacacttttgtataaaattcagGTATTGGACTTGTTATGTTCACGCTGTTAAGTCACATACAAAAATGCCTTCAGTAAAgtcaaaaatattctttaaattaaagaaaagatAATGACTTCTTCATTGTTCACGGTACAGTTATAGTGTATTTCAGTTCCTGTTCACAATGTTACATTTAATTCTTTTTACAAGATTTTTTGTCATGCACTGAAATACTAACCTACAAGGGCAGATAATTTCGTAAAAACAAGTCATGGGACCTGTGTGAACTTGTCTAATGATGctacaaatacattgtatgttCAACCTTATATTATTATACATCTATATACTGATTTCTAAGAAGGAACAGGGACGGGTAAGGGATTGACTGGATAAAGTGATTCCTATATTGCCTACACTCTCCAAACAATGCTTGATGGGGTATAAATAGCAAAACATTAACTTCAAAAACACGCttgtataaatatgaaaattatgtcATTATATTCAAACAACACTGTAACATTGAAATTGTTTCctttttctgtgatattttatCACCCGTCGCTATAAATGTATAGTATGAATTAATTAGATTATGACGCACACCGATGATTTCTCCACTTGATTTCTCTCCATCCTGGAACAGATAATTTGGCATTTATGTAAGAAATGTGCACTGTAGCACTTTAAAAACGTCTCATCTAgactcttgaaaaaaaaacacgaaacaTCTGAATGTAATATATAAATGGTGGTATTTCTTTCATAGTTACTCGAAAATgaaggttttcatttggtttacTTTTATTCGGATTTAGAAGTCTGTGCTTTGGAACTGAATATTGAATACCCTTTCGCTGCCTACaagacgggtatacccgtcccACTACTATGTCAGCCTATTTGCCTACAAGACGGATTTACCCGTCTTGGGATTTCCCAACATTCCAATCTATAAACAATGCAAATGACGTCACATGAATTTATCCCAGAGCAACCAATCATATCAAAAGAATGTTTTCCATCTGTGTTTGCTGTTGTATTTTTAGAATACTGTAGAAAGGAAAGCCCAAAATGACCTAAGTGACTTGTAAATTTCcacatttcaaaatggtggaCGGCGATTCAGCTGCTGGGTAAAGTAGAGAAAACAACTCCAATATTTCCTCTAAAGGTTGAAGATTCGATAAGGAAATTAGGTACTTCATATTgctttgttttctaaatattgatTTACAAACTAAGCAGATTCTTCAAAAATCTATAGCTGTTTACGGTGATTCTTCCCCATCGAGCCCCTTCGCTGTCTACGTGTAGGACGGGTATACCCGTCCAACATTTACGTCAGCATATTTCAAGGTACAACTTAACAAGACTTTTTGTAGAATAAATTTGTTCATTTGtatgcatgtattttttttctttctaaaaattataGGTTTTGTATACATTCTGTGAACAATAAAGCCTCTAAACTATTCTGTCAAAACCAAGGTGATTTTCCAGGAAAGTGTCTTGGCAAATAAGTGTACATAACGTTATTGGTTCCTCGGCAGCGAAAGGGTTATTAAAGTCATGACACAAAAAAGATGATAATATTGACTGGTATTTCCAATGATAATAGACCGAGTGTTGTACGTCGAAAGACACTTACATTGGTGATTTTGACAAAATCTAAAATATTGACGTGATATTGCAGCCTGTCTAGTTAACTTACATCCCATACCAAAATAAATGGATTGCGTTTGACTTGTGTCGCGTTATAGAGTCAACGAAACATTTCAGAAACTTTAACTCTTGAAAAGAATAAAAGCCAATCACGATATAATGATGTTAAAGACGTTTAATTAAAAGACGTCGTGACATTTTGAAGAAGTTGATTCTTGTATGTTTATTATTGATAACaagatttaataacatttaaattttgcataTGTCTTTGACATGAATTCAAACATGATCTCCATGTGCACATGTAATAAAGTGACAAAGGACAAACCTAAAATATCACAAAatcaacaaacaaatatattgaatgataataaaatatatatttaatatttacatgcAAGTTGCAAGAACGAAATAACAGCCATATATGGGTGAGACGTTTTTAATGTTTCTGAGTGTAGTTATTAATAAATATCGTTTTCGCTCTTTCGACAGATATTCTTTCCTCATTACTTTTTTTCCCACATTACTAAATTAACAAGTACACATTAACTTACATTAAGGTATTTGAATAAGGCATTcatcttttgaaaacaaaacatcagCCATGCATCATAAGGgaaaagaagtattaaatacaTACGTATGTATAAGACCATATCAAATATTTGCATGTATTTCTATAATTCTTTTTTAAGATACTGAAAAAGGTAGGAAAATGTATTTAAACGTGTATGATTTGTTACACATATATTAACTGCGATCTGGCTGCGTTTGTTTCATTCATCTACTGAAAAATGAGTCTTTTGAATATACTTACATAGCTCCAACTTTCTCCTTTTCTTTTGCCAGTTTGGTCATTTTCTCCTCATAAGCAGCAATCTTCATTTGTCTTTCCTTCTGCAGAGTCAGTCTTTCCAGTTCCAATTTTTCTTTCTTCAGTTCTTGGTCTTTGCTCTTCATTTCATCATTATCTTTCTTACGCTGCAATAAAAGTTCAAGATCTACTTCTTTCTGTTTCAACTTTTCTTTCATTTCCtgaagtttttgttgtttttcaagttGCTTGG from Mercenaria mercenaria strain notata chromosome 11, MADL_Memer_1, whole genome shotgun sequence includes the following:
- the LOC123532024 gene encoding probable T4-type lysozyme 2 — protein: MKVLFTCFILFGLALAVYSYQCGLTSSDVSSIKGQLRIDEGYKDHIYRDSEGYLTFGIGHLITHSDPEYGKPAGTHVSTSRIDSAFATDFGNAVTTTHSIFHDCSQWPSEVKRIIVNMAFNLGGRLRNFHKFIAAVNGRHWNTAANEMMDSQWYYQVGDRSKRLVARMRAV